The Halococcus hamelinensis 100A6 genome window below encodes:
- a CDS encoding ABC transporter ATP-binding protein yields MANLQLNDVTKTFTEDDGNEIVAVDDLSLTIEDGEFLVLVGPSGCGKSTTLRMVAGLETVTDGTISLEDRVIDDRQPADRDIAMVFQSYALYPHMTVRQNMSFGLEESTTMPDDEIRDHVESTAEMMGIEQLLDRTPGELSGGQQQRVALGRAIVRNPSVFLMDEPLSNLDAKLRSQMRTELQRIQEDLGVTTMYVTHDQTEAMTMGDRIAILNGGKLQQVATPLEAYHEPANRFVASFIGEPSMNFFETELQGDRLVHDHFEYPLSENVRSNLGDTTHVTLGIRPEDIELVNTAEDDHDFRTVVDVVEPVGSGNNIYLAFEGTESDSGELETDDSRTFVATIGGLRQVEAGQPAIARIPEEAVHLFDSETGRALRNRSLDDAELVEPQV; encoded by the coding sequence ATGGCAAACCTGCAACTAAACGACGTAACGAAAACGTTCACCGAGGACGACGGCAACGAGATCGTCGCGGTCGACGACCTCTCGCTTACGATCGAGGACGGCGAGTTCCTCGTACTCGTTGGCCCATCGGGATGTGGAAAGTCGACGACGCTCCGGATGGTCGCGGGGCTCGAAACCGTCACCGACGGGACCATCAGCCTCGAAGATCGGGTCATCGACGACCGTCAGCCGGCGGACCGCGACATCGCGATGGTGTTCCAGTCCTACGCGCTCTACCCCCACATGACGGTTCGTCAGAACATGAGCTTCGGACTGGAAGAGAGCACGACGATGCCCGACGACGAGATCCGAGACCACGTCGAGTCCACCGCCGAGATGATGGGTATCGAACAGCTCCTCGATCGGACCCCCGGGGAGCTCTCGGGCGGGCAACAGCAACGCGTCGCGCTCGGGCGGGCGATCGTCCGGAACCCGTCGGTCTTCTTGATGGACGAACCGCTCTCGAACCTCGACGCGAAGCTCCGTTCACAGATGCGGACCGAGCTCCAGCGCATCCAGGAAGACCTGGGGGTCACGACGATGTACGTCACCCACGACCAGACCGAGGCGATGACGATGGGCGACCGGATCGCGATCCTGAACGGCGGGAAACTCCAGCAGGTCGCCACCCCGCTCGAAGCCTACCACGAACCCGCGAATCGGTTCGTGGCGAGCTTCATCGGCGAGCCCTCGATGAACTTCTTCGAGACCGAGCTCCAGGGCGACCGGCTCGTCCACGACCACTTCGAGTACCCGCTCTCGGAGAACGTTCGGAGCAACCTCGGCGATACCACTCACGTCACGCTGGGGATCCGACCCGAGGACATCGAACTCGTGAACACGGCTGAGGACGACCACGACTTCCGAACGGTCGTTGACGTGGTCGAGCCCGTCGGGAGCGGAAACAACATCTATCTCGCGTTCGAGGGGACCGAGAGCGATAGCGGCGAACTCGAAACCGATGATTCCCGGACCTTCGTGGCCACCATCGGCGGACTTCGCCAGGTCGAGGCGGGCCAGCCCGCGATCGCGCGGATCCCCGAGGAAGCGGTTCACCTCTTCGATTCCGAGACCGGGCGGGCGCTCCGGAATCGGAGCCTCGACGACGCCGAACTCGTCGAACCCCAGGTGTAG
- a CDS encoding glycosyltransferase family 2 protein encodes MTAADRLVSVVIPTYFRNDRLPGAIESVADQDHPTETIVVDDSGEGHAASVAEAHDVTYVELETNLGSNPARSVGADRASGTYVQFLDDDDRLLPGKLARQVALLERTGAGVAYCGMTYETGTTILPDPAVRGDVLHRALEFDVSPCLTTTMLVSTEALDGVLPFPDRPGGDDLGFMIDLAREYDFEFVDDSLVRRGVVEGSRGKSDGLVRGRKEIVREYDDLYRAAPPSVRANALANTYRLEGRMELRETEWSKETIKAFALACYHAPSVRTAVPLGASLFGRPGMDAIQRVYSLIG; translated from the coding sequence ATGACCGCCGCGGACCGACTGGTTTCGGTCGTGATTCCCACCTACTTCCGGAACGACCGGCTCCCGGGAGCCATCGAGAGCGTCGCCGACCAGGACCACCCCACCGAGACCATCGTGGTCGACGACTCCGGCGAGGGCCACGCCGCCTCGGTCGCCGAGGCCCACGACGTGACCTACGTCGAACTCGAAACCAACCTCGGCTCGAACCCCGCCCGGAGCGTCGGCGCGGACCGCGCCTCGGGGACCTACGTCCAGTTCCTCGACGACGACGACCGGCTATTGCCGGGGAAACTCGCTCGCCAGGTCGCGCTCCTCGAACGGACGGGCGCGGGCGTGGCCTACTGCGGGATGACCTACGAGACGGGTACCACGATTCTCCCCGACCCCGCCGTGCGCGGCGACGTGCTCCACCGCGCGCTCGAATTCGACGTCTCGCCGTGTCTCACCACGACGATGCTCGTCTCCACGGAAGCGCTCGACGGCGTGCTCCCGTTCCCCGACCGACCGGGCGGCGACGACCTCGGGTTCATGATCGACCTCGCGCGCGAGTACGACTTCGAGTTCGTGGACGACTCGCTGGTGCGGCGAGGTGTCGTCGAGGGCTCCAGGGGGAAGTCCGACGGCCTCGTCCGGGGTCGAAAGGAGATCGTTCGAGAGTACGACGACCTCTACCGCGCCGCACCCCCCTCCGTCCGCGCGAACGCGCTCGCCAACACCTACCGACTGGAGGGGCGGATGGAGCTCCGCGAGACGGAGTGGTCGAAGGAGACGATCAAGGCGTTCGCGCTGGCGTGCTATCACGCGCCCTCGGTCCGGACCGCGGTTCCGCTGGGTGCCTCGCTGTTCGGCCGACCGGGGATGGACGCGATACAGCGGGTCTACTCGCTTATCGGATGA
- a CDS encoding cupin domain-containing protein has translation MEQTSIRNVESSPTETGVDRRRIGNVLGTTDVAINHYALEPGERFAESVHAHMDQEEVFVVLDGTATFEVRGSGDGTSRKTTVGTGEAVRFEPGEFQRGENDSSERVRALAFGAPRGTDDVRIARIPGVGEIACPDCGRGEMRIPDTGTALVCPDCGGELVVE, from the coding sequence ATGGAGCAAACGTCGATCCGGAACGTCGAGTCCTCGCCCACCGAAACCGGTGTCGACCGGCGGCGGATCGGGAACGTACTCGGAACGACCGACGTCGCGATCAACCACTACGCTCTCGAACCCGGCGAGCGATTCGCCGAGTCGGTTCACGCCCACATGGACCAAGAGGAGGTCTTCGTGGTGCTCGACGGCACGGCGACGTTCGAGGTTCGGGGGTCCGGGGACGGAACGAGCCGAAAGACAACTGTGGGGACGGGCGAGGCGGTCCGGTTCGAACCCGGCGAGTTCCAGCGGGGTGAGAACGATTCGAGCGAACGAGTAAGGGCACTCGCGTTCGGTGCGCCACGCGGAACCGACGACGTTCGGATCGCGCGGATCCCCGGTGTGGGGGAGATAGCGTGTCCCGATTGTGGTCGTGGCGAGATGCGGATCCCGGATACGGGCACCGCTCTCGTCTGCCCCGACTGTGGCGGCGAACTCGTCGTGGAGTGA
- a CDS encoding carbohydrate ABC transporter permease — protein sequence MRIPGLSGSRSDDDDAVRTDGGVRTNRVSRLRSISESDFVRSMPYWFVPFVIMGFFVYGGIGWNLLVSLTDYTGFGSADYGDLDFEMYVQALSSPDVIAASRNTFVLLVVFTAVCLVLGLALAIVLDRQIRFKEQIQTIYLLPMALSFVVTAQFWLWMYNYNSGVINIILDAVGIGRIQFIGDPRFVLGAVIFALIWQFSGYTMIVYLSGLQSIPQDQFEAAATDGASTVKIYWRVIIPQLKSASVSAAVVLMIFALKAFTFLYSMFGTYRPPNGSDILATLMVRQAFKFQEWSYAAAVATLLLLMALVVIGPYLYYQYQRGSL from the coding sequence ATGCGGATTCCGGGCCTGAGCGGTTCTCGCTCGGACGACGACGATGCCGTACGGACCGACGGCGGAGTGCGAACCAATCGTGTCTCGCGACTGCGGTCGATCTCGGAGAGCGACTTCGTTCGCTCGATGCCCTACTGGTTCGTTCCGTTCGTCATCATGGGGTTTTTCGTCTACGGCGGTATCGGCTGGAACCTCCTCGTCTCGCTGACCGACTACACCGGGTTCGGCTCCGCCGACTACGGGGACCTCGACTTCGAGATGTACGTGCAGGCTCTCAGCAGCCCCGACGTCATCGCCGCCTCCCGAAACACGTTCGTTCTCCTCGTCGTCTTCACCGCCGTTTGTCTCGTGCTCGGGTTGGCGCTCGCGATCGTTCTCGACCGCCAGATTCGGTTCAAAGAGCAGATACAGACGATCTATCTCCTGCCGATGGCGTTGTCGTTCGTCGTAACGGCGCAGTTCTGGCTCTGGATGTACAACTACAACAGCGGTGTCATCAACATCATCCTCGATGCGGTCGGGATCGGACGAATACAGTTCATCGGCGATCCCCGGTTCGTTCTCGGTGCCGTCATCTTCGCGCTGATCTGGCAGTTCAGCGGCTACACCATGATCGTCTATCTCTCGGGGCTCCAGTCGATCCCGCAGGACCAGTTCGAGGCCGCGGCGACCGACGGCGCGAGCACGGTCAAGATCTACTGGCGAGTCATCATCCCGCAGCTGAAGTCCGCCTCGGTCAGCGCGGCCGTCGTGTTGATGATCTTCGCGCTGAAGGCGTTCACGTTCCTCTACTCGATGTTCGGGACGTACCGACCGCCGAACGGCTCCGACATCCTCGCGACGTTGATGGTGCGCCAGGCGTTCAAATTCCAGGAGTGGTCCTATGCGGCGGCCGTCGCGACGTTGCTCCTGTTGATGGCGCTCGTCGTCATCGGTCCGTACCTCTACTACCAGTACCAGCGGGGGAGCCTCTGA
- a CDS encoding glycosyltransferase family 4 protein: protein MHVCLLTAGRYPPNGRVRRHAEALHRAGHAVTVCARGVDEPDHELHRGIDIERVADDSLYAGPRGVLDGVRYALRFVHPAWLRAASAVDDEEDVDVVCVFDLSLVKTGLALGERFDVPAVCDLPGPTAAVASDPSRGGRLRGIARRVFQPRWRRGRLVKRLTDAEWLVTTCEEARAAYVRERDVDPRRLSVVRDTVAPSVVDPATVSEVREELGFEGDAFVVTALADDSSGDSLEPLVEAVARAADEAVSLRVVVVGDPGRATLDDLETLARRRLAGGRIRFRTEGDPTDYVAASDACVFPSEPIDPETVVPAALYEAMAVGVPVVAPDTAPIRRVLAETEAGRVVDDGTRPLADALVALADTETRAELGANGRHAAGTAYDPATDAVRLRRGYEWVRARPESGPASRFVSAITYEPTS from the coding sequence ATGCACGTCTGTCTGCTCACGGCGGGTCGCTATCCGCCGAACGGCCGGGTCCGACGCCACGCCGAGGCGCTCCATCGGGCGGGCCACGCCGTGACGGTCTGTGCCCGCGGCGTGGACGAACCGGACCACGAACTCCACAGGGGGATCGACATCGAACGGGTCGCCGACGACTCGCTCTACGCCGGCCCCCGTGGGGTTCTCGACGGCGTGCGCTACGCGCTTCGGTTCGTCCACCCCGCGTGGCTCCGCGCCGCGAGCGCGGTGGACGACGAGGAGGACGTCGACGTCGTCTGTGTCTTCGACCTCTCGCTCGTGAAGACCGGGCTGGCGCTCGGCGAGCGGTTCGACGTTCCCGCCGTCTGTGACCTCCCCGGCCCGACGGCCGCGGTGGCCAGCGACCCGTCCCGCGGCGGGCGACTCCGCGGGATCGCGCGTCGTGTCTTCCAGCCGCGGTGGCGACGTGGCCGGCTCGTAAAGCGGCTTACCGACGCCGAGTGGCTCGTCACGACCTGCGAGGAGGCGCGCGCGGCCTACGTCCGCGAGCGGGACGTCGACCCCCGGCGGCTGTCGGTGGTCCGGGACACCGTCGCGCCGAGCGTGGTCGACCCCGCGACCGTCTCCGAGGTCCGGGAGGAGCTGGGGTTCGAGGGGGACGCGTTCGTCGTCACCGCGCTCGCGGACGACTCGTCGGGCGATAGCCTCGAACCCCTCGTCGAGGCCGTGGCGCGCGCCGCGGACGAGGCGGTCTCGCTCCGCGTGGTGGTCGTCGGCGACCCCGGACGAGCGACGCTCGACGACCTCGAAACCCTCGCACGGCGACGCCTCGCCGGGGGTCGGATCCGATTCCGTACGGAGGGGGATCCGACCGACTACGTCGCCGCGAGCGACGCGTGCGTGTTCCCGTCGGAACCCATCGACCCCGAAACCGTGGTCCCGGCGGCACTCTACGAGGCGATGGCGGTCGGCGTGCCGGTGGTCGCCCCCGACACGGCCCCCATCCGACGTGTGCTCGCCGAGACCGAGGCCGGACGCGTCGTCGACGATGGAACGCGACCGCTCGCCGACGCGCTCGTCGCACTGGCCGACACCGAAACCCGGGCCGAACTCGGGGCGAACGGCCGGCACGCGGCCGGGACCGCCTACGACCCGGCGACCGATGCGGTGCGGCTCCGGCGGGGTTACGAGTGGGTTCGGGCGCGACCCGAGAGCGGCCCCGCGAGCAGGTTCGTGAGCGCCATCACGTACGAACCGACCTCGTAG
- a CDS encoding glycosyltransferase family 4 protein translates to MRGRETRLLVVGRHGPGGIGQYIKEQRRHLAGEIRLSSHRSGAFDTAGVVAFIRSLLRIVWNAVSYTARSPPDIVHVHSSHRFSFYRAGFYVLFSKHVWGCPVVLHIHGSSFDTFVATDNPLVRWYQSIVYDAADEIIVLSAYWRDTLAAHTDPAKLVVLANAVDSENYLPAFDGTKPHIVAISNQLRRKGIAELAAAIDQLTDRDLDFRVSLAGKGALSHHSERLAAANPNVEYFGFVSEERKHELLGSGSIFVLPSHAEGLPIAILEAMAAGNAIVSTTVGAIPEVIDEENGVLVAPRDADALAEALADLIADPERTAAMGRTNRAVVEERYEWATVTEDLLGIYDRLLADPADHKSEAERVRED, encoded by the coding sequence ATGAGGGGCCGCGAAACCCGGCTCCTCGTCGTCGGTCGCCACGGTCCCGGCGGGATCGGCCAGTACATCAAGGAGCAGCGCCGCCACCTCGCGGGCGAGATCCGGCTCTCCTCGCATCGGAGCGGCGCGTTCGACACGGCGGGGGTGGTGGCGTTCATCCGCTCACTCCTCCGGATCGTCTGGAACGCGGTGAGCTACACCGCCCGGTCGCCGCCCGACATCGTTCACGTCCACTCCTCGCATCGGTTCTCGTTCTACCGGGCGGGCTTTTACGTGCTGTTCTCGAAACACGTCTGGGGCTGCCCGGTGGTGCTCCACATCCACGGTTCGTCGTTCGACACCTTCGTCGCCACCGACAACCCGCTCGTCCGGTGGTATCAGTCGATAGTCTACGACGCCGCCGACGAGATCATCGTGCTCTCGGCGTACTGGCGTGATACCCTCGCGGCCCACACCGACCCCGCCAAACTCGTGGTGCTGGCGAACGCCGTCGACTCCGAGAACTACCTTCCGGCGTTCGACGGCACCAAACCACACATCGTCGCGATATCGAACCAGCTCCGCCGGAAGGGTATCGCCGAACTCGCCGCCGCGATCGACCAGCTCACCGACCGCGACCTCGACTTTCGGGTGTCGCTGGCGGGGAAGGGGGCCCTCTCGCACCACTCCGAACGTCTCGCGGCGGCCAACCCGAACGTCGAGTACTTCGGGTTCGTCTCGGAGGAACGAAAGCACGAGCTCCTCGGGTCGGGGTCGATATTCGTGCTGCCCTCCCACGCCGAGGGGTTACCGATCGCGATCCTCGAGGCCATGGCGGCGGGCAACGCCATCGTCTCGACCACCGTGGGCGCGATCCCCGAGGTGATCGACGAGGAGAACGGCGTCCTGGTCGCCCCGCGCGATGCCGACGCGCTCGCCGAGGCGCTCGCCGACCTCATCGCCGACCCCGAACGGACCGCCGCGATGGGACGGACGAACCGCGCCGTCGTCGAGGAGCGCTACGAGTGGGCGACCGTCACCGAGGACCTCCTCGGGATCTACGACCGGTTGCTCGCCGACCCCGCCGACCACAAGAGCGAAGCCGAGCGGGTGCGTGAGGACTGA
- a CDS encoding class I SAM-dependent methyltransferase: MPRDATLRKWVSQPPTSPIMQSLRDEERRRALARLDGGRVLDLASEARVTGGIEADSVARVDFSPAASEYAREVVDDDVEFHTADPGNPELPFENDAFDAAVSIGPYDWRFLDVDDLTAEVHRVLRPDGKFVFSVPTPRSPYAVNGWTENRYYDPADAHSLVAPDWRLQSVESLFQYPYYVHMGLNRLPERYQEPFVEFAGRASDELTRLDRQDLASYLVLTAEPLAYREYLDEGLESLFRPATENGFWDPDEGKFTRGLEYDLVGEGVRPGDFAWSRDDGVLWRYAPFALMGALQWRTSAVGDERYDERIRRALAYFEGRIDLALDEMPSYGIGPLTCAFALADDVFDGDRLAVAHELFEHAHERFDFSHAEDALLAYGWSYLAERADDSTVHEALSEAVWELNDRLTGHGVFVFENHTTRRHQNQMYACWGLARAAGVAGQTGYVENVGRVLDRTVEKRMRPDGAFIWEDVPATQRARRAATKRLGFRPPHWDFLYSCHQTFFVNAVAEYAAAGGERDFDPAVARAMAWVYGDSSRGDLVETSGIGVPLRFLTTDDRLDVPDQTYKGSYEVGSYVMALTNLLAGPLSGRARTHS, from the coding sequence ATGCCCCGCGACGCCACCCTCCGGAAGTGGGTGTCCCAGCCCCCGACCAGCCCGATCATGCAGTCCCTCCGCGACGAGGAACGCCGGCGCGCGCTCGCCCGCCTCGACGGGGGGCGGGTGCTCGACCTCGCGAGCGAGGCACGCGTCACCGGCGGGATCGAGGCCGACTCGGTCGCGCGCGTCGACTTCTCGCCCGCCGCGAGCGAGTACGCGAGGGAGGTCGTCGACGACGACGTCGAGTTCCACACGGCGGACCCCGGGAACCCCGAGCTGCCGTTCGAGAACGACGCCTTCGACGCCGCGGTCTCCATTGGCCCGTACGACTGGCGGTTCCTCGACGTCGACGACCTCACCGCCGAGGTCCACCGCGTGCTCCGTCCGGATGGGAAGTTCGTCTTCTCGGTGCCGACGCCGCGCTCGCCCTACGCCGTCAACGGCTGGACCGAGAACCGCTACTACGACCCCGCAGACGCGCATTCATTGGTCGCACCCGACTGGCGGCTGCAGAGCGTGGAGTCGTTGTTCCAGTACCCCTACTACGTCCACATGGGGCTCAATCGGCTCCCCGAGCGGTATCAGGAACCCTTCGTCGAGTTCGCGGGTCGGGCGAGCGACGAACTCACCCGGCTGGATCGCCAGGACCTCGCCTCGTACCTCGTGCTCACCGCCGAACCGCTCGCCTATCGAGAGTATCTCGACGAAGGGCTCGAAAGCCTGTTCCGACCCGCGACGGAGAACGGCTTCTGGGACCCCGACGAGGGGAAGTTCACCCGGGGGCTGGAGTACGACCTCGTTGGCGAGGGCGTTCGACCAGGGGACTTCGCCTGGTCGCGCGACGACGGCGTGCTCTGGCGCTACGCGCCGTTCGCGTTGATGGGCGCGCTCCAGTGGCGAACCTCGGCCGTCGGCGACGAGCGCTACGACGAGCGGATCCGGCGGGCGCTCGCGTACTTCGAGGGGAGGATCGACCTCGCGCTCGACGAGATGCCGAGCTACGGCATCGGCCCCCTGACCTGCGCGTTCGCGCTCGCCGACGACGTTTTCGACGGGGACCGGCTCGCGGTCGCGCACGAGCTCTTCGAGCACGCCCACGAACGGTTCGACTTCTCGCACGCGGAAGACGCGCTGCTGGCCTACGGCTGGTCGTACCTCGCCGAGCGCGCCGACGATTCGACCGTGCACGAGGCGCTCTCGGAAGCGGTGTGGGAACTGAACGACCGGCTCACCGGCCACGGCGTGTTCGTCTTCGAGAACCACACCACCCGCCGCCACCAGAACCAGATGTACGCCTGCTGGGGGCTCGCCCGCGCGGCCGGCGTCGCCGGTCAGACGGGCTACGTCGAGAACGTCGGACGGGTACTCGATCGAACCGTCGAAAAGCGGATGCGCCCCGACGGCGCGTTCATCTGGGAGGACGTGCCGGCCACCCAGCGCGCCCGTCGGGCGGCGACCAAACGCCTCGGTTTCCGGCCGCCCCACTGGGACTTCCTCTATTCCTGTCACCAGACGTTCTTCGTCAACGCGGTCGCGGAGTACGCCGCGGCGGGCGGCGAGCGCGACTTCGACCCCGCGGTCGCCCGCGCGATGGCGTGGGTCTACGGCGACAGTAGCCGGGGTGACCTCGTGGAGACGAGCGGCATCGGGGTCCCCCTCCGGTTCCTGACGACCGACGACCGGCTCGACGTCCCCGACCAGACCTACAAGGGCTCCTACGAGGTCGGTTCGTACGTGATGGCGCTCACGAACCTGCTCGCGGGGCCGCTCTCGGGTCGCGCCCGAACCCACTCGTAA
- a CDS encoding carbohydrate ABC transporter permease: protein MSRGTTDRTLFDRLPGFDLSRALLYLLILFFVAFFLVPLETGLMTAFKTTQGVTNTLPFFPPLGEAFTFQKWVDAFDMLGRGLVNSMVLTVPATLLCLLFGSTAAYGLTLINWRGQIFVLVLFLIGIFIPYQAVLVPLSRFWSMVPLEEWLSPLYVLSFVQPEHAQLVELIITDAAYGIPICTLLFRGYYLSLPGDLIEAAKLDGASVTSIYRRIVLPLSTPMIGVVFIYQFTQIWNEFLFTLTIVGSADSPAAPVTLILSGLGSSLSGVDFGMRMAGAFIAALPTLVIYVLFAEQFAEGLETGG, encoded by the coding sequence ATGAGTCGTGGAACGACAGACCGAACGCTGTTCGACAGGCTTCCCGGCTTCGACCTGTCGCGAGCACTCCTCTATCTCCTGATCCTGTTCTTCGTGGCGTTCTTCCTCGTGCCGCTTGAGACGGGGCTGATGACCGCGTTCAAGACGACGCAGGGGGTCACGAACACGCTCCCGTTCTTCCCGCCGCTCGGGGAGGCGTTCACGTTCCAGAAGTGGGTGGACGCCTTCGACATGCTCGGTCGGGGACTCGTCAATAGTATGGTGCTGACGGTCCCAGCGACCCTGCTCTGTCTCCTCTTCGGGAGCACTGCGGCCTACGGCCTCACCCTCATCAACTGGCGGGGACAGATCTTCGTTCTCGTCCTGTTCCTGATCGGGATCTTCATCCCCTACCAGGCGGTGTTGGTGCCGCTCTCGCGGTTCTGGTCGATGGTGCCGCTCGAAGAGTGGCTCTCGCCACTCTACGTGTTGTCGTTCGTCCAACCCGAACACGCCCAGCTCGTCGAACTCATCATCACCGACGCCGCGTACGGCATCCCGATCTGTACGCTGCTGTTCCGGGGGTACTACCTGAGCCTTCCGGGCGACCTCATCGAAGCGGCGAAGCTAGATGGAGCGAGCGTCACCAGCATCTATCGCCGCATCGTGCTCCCGCTGTCGACGCCCATGATCGGCGTGGTCTTCATCTATCAGTTCACCCAGATCTGGAACGAGTTCCTGTTCACGCTGACCATCGTGGGGAGCGCGGACAGCCCCGCTGCGCCGGTGACGCTCATCCTGTCCGGACTGGGTTCGTCGCTTTCGGGCGTCGACTTCGGGATGCGGATGGCCGGGGCCTTCATCGCCGCGCTTCCGACCCTCGTCATCTACGTCCTGTTCGCCGAACAGTTCGCCGAGGGTCTGGAGACCGGTGGATGA
- a CDS encoding glycosyltransferase family 4 protein has protein sequence MHICMLLPERFPPDIRVEKEAAALTRAGHSITLLCRGDASQPTFDRVDGIDVERLPANGMFDGISGLFDGVRYVSTQVHPAWKRAVLTLDAARPIDAIHVHDLPLVRTGLVCGERLDVPVVADLHENYPEAARQIQRMRGWREIARDLEALFQRVFLSPWRLKRAERHAVGNADRVLTVCEEARAHYLRDCGGDPERVDVVSNTVDRTAFDPETATAPDLPFDPDESFVVSYIGNFTEHRGLDSLIEGFARLAETTPEAELLLVGTGNARYVARLKSLAASLGVRDRVRFTGWVPFADVPGYVAASDVCVVPHASTPHTETTVPHKLFQAMAMGVPVLVSDVAPLARVVTRTESGLVAPAGDGPAMGEALADLADADLARELGANGRRATEHEYNWERDGARLRAVYDDLREI, from the coding sequence GTGCACATCTGTATGCTCCTCCCGGAACGGTTTCCGCCGGACATCCGCGTCGAGAAGGAAGCCGCCGCGCTGACCCGTGCCGGCCACTCGATCACCCTGCTGTGTCGTGGCGACGCGAGCCAGCCGACCTTCGACCGCGTCGACGGTATCGACGTCGAACGGCTCCCCGCGAACGGGATGTTCGACGGTATCTCGGGGTTGTTCGACGGCGTACGCTACGTCTCGACGCAGGTCCACCCGGCGTGGAAGCGGGCGGTGCTGACCCTCGACGCCGCCCGCCCGATCGACGCCATCCACGTCCACGACCTGCCGCTGGTTCGGACCGGCCTCGTCTGCGGCGAGCGCCTCGACGTCCCGGTGGTCGCGGACCTCCACGAGAACTACCCCGAGGCCGCCCGTCAGATCCAGCGGATGCGCGGCTGGCGCGAGATCGCCCGCGACCTCGAGGCACTGTTCCAGCGCGTGTTCCTCTCGCCGTGGCGGCTGAAACGCGCCGAGCGCCACGCCGTCGGGAACGCCGACCGGGTTCTCACCGTCTGTGAGGAGGCCCGTGCCCACTACCTCCGGGACTGCGGCGGGGACCCCGAACGGGTCGACGTGGTCTCGAACACCGTCGACCGCACCGCCTTCGACCCCGAGACCGCGACCGCACCGGACCTGCCGTTCGACCCGGACGAGTCGTTCGTGGTCTCCTACATCGGGAACTTCACCGAACACCGCGGGCTCGACAGCCTGATCGAGGGGTTCGCGCGGCTGGCCGAAACCACGCCCGAGGCCGAACTCCTGCTCGTGGGGACGGGCAACGCACGCTACGTCGCGCGGCTGAAATCGCTCGCCGCCTCGCTCGGCGTTCGCGACCGGGTTCGTTTCACCGGTTGGGTTCCGTTCGCCGACGTCCCGGGCTACGTCGCCGCGAGCGACGTCTGTGTCGTACCCCACGCCTCGACGCCACACACCGAGACCACGGTGCCCCACAAGCTCTTCCAGGCGATGGCGATGGGCGTCCCAGTACTCGTGAGCGACGTCGCGCCGCTCGCGCGGGTCGTCACCCGAACCGAGAGCGGACTGGTCGCCCCCGCCGGCGACGGCCCGGCGATGGGGGAGGCGCTGGCCGACCTCGCGGATGCCGACCTCGCGCGCGAACTCGGGGCGAACGGGCGGCGGGCCACCGAGCACGAGTACAACTGGGAGCGCGACGGCGCGCGCCTCCGGGCGGTCTACGACGACCTCCGGGAGATATAG
- a CDS encoding glycosyltransferase family 2 protein: protein MTLVSAILPTYNRASYLDGAIETVLAQTHEDCEVVVVDDGSTDGTRERLAAYADDDRVRVRHNEENRGISASMNRAAEVADGEFVCVLNDDDRWHETKVEKQLARFERASERCGVVYTGGVVRQGDSVVKVYDPERRGDIYPDVIARFGLHPHSSHMLRAECFDLGGFDPDFPRGVDWDHCIRLAREYEFEYVDERLVERIFHTDNISQQPTHGVEVNRLIWEKYREEIARYPDVERRLREKQCRARARVALSRGERRRAIGFARRALGYEYSAESAFIVVFAVLGQRALGTARKARDFAMNWRASADE from the coding sequence ATGACGCTCGTCTCCGCGATCCTCCCCACGTACAACCGTGCGAGCTACCTCGACGGCGCGATCGAGACGGTACTGGCTCAGACCCACGAGGACTGCGAGGTCGTGGTCGTCGACGACGGCTCGACCGACGGGACGAGAGAGCGGCTCGCGGCCTACGCCGACGACGACCGGGTGCGCGTCCGCCACAACGAGGAAAACCGAGGGATCTCCGCGAGCATGAACCGCGCCGCCGAGGTCGCCGACGGCGAGTTCGTCTGCGTCCTCAACGACGACGACCGCTGGCACGAGACGAAGGTCGAAAAGCAACTGGCGCGATTCGAACGCGCGAGCGAGCGCTGTGGGGTCGTCTACACCGGCGGTGTGGTCCGACAGGGCGATTCCGTGGTCAAGGTCTACGACCCCGAGCGCCGCGGGGACATCTACCCCGACGTGATCGCGCGCTTCGGCCTCCACCCGCATTCGAGCCACATGCTTCGCGCCGAGTGTTTCGACCTCGGCGGATTCGACCCCGACTTCCCCCGTGGGGTGGACTGGGACCACTGCATCCGACTCGCGAGGGAGTACGAGTTCGAGTACGTCGACGAACGCCTCGTCGAACGGATCTTCCACACCGACAACATCTCCCAGCAGCCGACCCACGGCGTCGAGGTCAACCGACTGATCTGGGAGAAGTACCGCGAGGAGATCGCCCGGTATCCCGACGTCGAGCGCCGGCTCCGCGAGAAACAGTGCCGGGCGCGTGCCCGCGTCGCGCTCTCGCGCGGCGAGCGCCGCCGCGCCATCGGGTTCGCCCGCCGGGCGCTCGGCTACGAGTACTCCGCCGAGAGCGCCTTCATCGTCGTCTTCGCGGTCCTCGGCCAGCGCGCGCTCGGGACCGCGCGGAAGGCACGCGATTTCGCGATGAACTGGCGGGCGTCCGCGGACGAGTAA